A genomic window from Streptomyces sp. HUAS YS2 includes:
- a CDS encoding isochorismatase family cysteine hydrolase, producing the protein MPRTALIVIDMLNAYAHDDAEALVPSVRESLPGITMLLRHAHASESPVIYVNDNFGEWRSHHGEILEAALAGRHGELVEPIAPDENALFVVKARHSIFFETPLAYLLGQLGAERLVLCGQVTEQCVLYSALDAHIRHFEVVVAADAVAHIDAALAEAALRMMSRNMSAEVCDADGITFDARLD; encoded by the coding sequence ATGCCTCGTACGGCGCTCATCGTGATCGACATGCTCAACGCCTACGCGCACGACGACGCCGAGGCTCTGGTCCCGTCCGTCCGTGAGTCGCTCCCCGGGATCACCATGCTCTTGAGGCACGCCCACGCCAGTGAGTCGCCTGTCATCTATGTGAACGACAACTTCGGGGAGTGGCGCTCCCATCACGGAGAGATCCTGGAAGCCGCCCTCGCAGGCCGGCACGGGGAGCTCGTGGAACCGATAGCCCCGGACGAGAACGCGTTGTTCGTGGTCAAGGCTCGGCACTCGATCTTCTTCGAAACCCCTCTGGCCTACCTCTTGGGTCAACTGGGGGCCGAGCGCCTGGTCCTCTGTGGGCAGGTCACCGAACAGTGCGTGCTGTACTCCGCTCTGGACGCTCACATCCGGCACTTCGAGGTCGTCGTGGCGGCCGACGCGGTGGCCCACATCGACGCCGCCCTGGCCGAGGCGGCGCTGCGGATGATGAGCCGCAACATGTCCGCAGAGGTCTGCGACGCGGACGGCATCACGTTCGACGCGCGGCTGGATTGA
- a CDS encoding hydrophobic protein, whose amino-acid sequence MLPLLLVLLLILVLFGTGFAVEALWYIAIAVLVLWVLGFFFRSGSSARWYRW is encoded by the coding sequence ATGCTTCCACTGCTACTCGTACTGCTGCTGATCCTGGTGCTTTTCGGCACGGGCTTCGCCGTCGAGGCCTTGTGGTACATCGCCATCGCCGTGCTCGTCCTCTGGGTACTGGGATTCTTCTTCCGCAGCGGGAGCAGCGCCCGCTGGTACCGCTGGTGA
- a CDS encoding gas vesicle protein K: protein MTGRSDRPDHAGGDRRREVADAAQRAFALLPARTDDLSAVDGGARRPARRVYSDPETVERDLVQLVLTIVELLRQLMERQALHRVDQGDLTDEQEERLGLTLMLLHDRMVELCDSYGLTLEDLNLDLGPLGPLLPP from the coding sequence GTGACCGGCCGCTCTGACCGTCCCGACCACGCGGGAGGCGATCGCCGTCGCGAGGTGGCCGATGCCGCGCAACGCGCCTTCGCCTTGCTCCCGGCGCGCACGGACGATCTTTCGGCGGTCGACGGAGGGGCGCGGCGTCCTGCTCGGCGTGTGTACAGCGACCCGGAGACCGTGGAGCGTGATCTCGTCCAGCTCGTCCTGACCATCGTCGAGCTGCTACGGCAGTTGATGGAGCGTCAGGCACTGCATCGTGTGGATCAGGGCGACCTGACCGATGAGCAGGAGGAAAGGCTCGGCCTGACGCTCATGCTGCTCCACGACAGGATGGTCGAGCTCTGCGACAGCTACGGTCTCACCCTGGAAGACCTGAACCTCGATCTCGGCCCACTCGGCCCCCTTCTGCCGCCCTGA